ctcgaaatggtcgagacataaagatcgatatattggacgactatatttggacatcggaatggctccgggtgaaatcgggattttaccggagtaccgggaggttaccaaaccccccggtaagtgtatgggccttattgggccatagtggagagagagagagaggaggccagggcaggccgcgcgccccctccccctctggtccgaattagattaggagggggcggcgcccccctttccttcctccctctctcccccttccttctctcctagtccaactagggaagggggatcctactcccggtgggagtaggactcctccagggcgcgccatagagggccggccctcccccctcctccactcctttatatacggaggaagggggcaccccatagacacacaagttgatcattgatctctcttagccgtgtgcggtgcccccctccaccataatccacctcgatcatatcgtagcggtgcttaggcgaagccttgcgtcggtaaacttcatcatcaccgtcatcacgccgtcgtgctgacgaaactctcccttgaagctctactggatcgtgagttcgtgggacgtcgccgagctgaacgtgtgcagtccgcggaggtgccgtaaCTTCGGTGctgggatcggtcgatcgtgaagacgtacgactacatcaaccgcgttatcataacgcttccgcttacggtctacgagggtacgtagacgacactctcccctcccgttgctatgcatcaccatgatcttgcatgtgtgtaggaatttttttgaaattactacgttccccaacaatttgttgtttgtgtggaggtgttatttacatagtgttgcttggttctcctactggattgataaccttggttttataattgagagaaatacttatctctactgtactggaTCATCCCCTCCTCGTGGAGGAAATCCCAACGCATCAGGCAAAGTGTTTCGTCCAACCATCAATCCTTTTCCTAAGCATCGTTCCTTGAAAACTGCCTTAACTATCCCACCTTTTATTGACTTACCAAATAAATTAGCGTTTTCTTTGGTAAGCTAATAATGATATAAAAATAAAATCCAAAATATATGTAGTTCGGTAAGTCACGAGCATGATTTGACAAACATTTATTTACACAACCATCTTTAATATTGATGGGTAAATCATGAGCTAATGTACTAGAATACTTATACCCCGCTGAAACACACATATATTTATCTATGATTTAAATTGTAGTATTATGAGGAAAATGCATGCACCGGACCATGCATAGAAAAATGAAAACAAAATATTATTATACAAGAGTGACCTGCTTCAAGTCCCCCGAGCTGGTCCATTAGTTCGTTGATTTTTCTATCATGCAAAATGAGACAAATCAGTAAAACATGACTCACCCATTTAGTCAGCATGTCACATAACTTTACATTTCCAGCATAAACAACAGAATGAATTGAGTAGCTAAACAATTGCTAGGAACAATAGTGTTGGTAAACACGTGAGGTTTGTTTCTTATGTTTCTTATGTTCTTAGTGTTGGAAAACATATATATAGAAAGTATGttcatcacccagggtgcagaataagttattcttcacccgtgGTAATCTTACGATTATTTCATAAAATTACCTTTGAAATACAAATAGTTACATTCATATTGATTCACTGCGTAAATTCGGCATAATAAAAACAATATAGATCATAAGACCAGAAAAAATTCATTTTATGTgcattttacactatgtttttacatTTGTAATTTTACGTAACATAAATATTTTTTATGGCAAGTATATATTCTCTTGTGTTCTCTTTTTTCGTCtgaaataagacaaaatttacgGAGCGTAAATTTGCGTGCATTGATGTTAAAATAgaggggggtgaagaataactattcctcacccaagATGACGAATAGTCAACCCCTATATGTAAAATAGAAAGTCAAACAAAATAGAGTCTGCATGCCAAAAAAAGGGAAAGGACCCAGTTAAGGAGTGAATTTATTTAATCTATTTTCTTTCATCACTACAATTTGGAACCCTTTTTGGGTTTTTTTCCTGAGAAGGATAACCTCCCCCCCTACACACCCCTGCTACCCAACCATCTCTGGCCAGGCATACTCCCTCGCCCTAACCCCGCCCCATTGCCCCCCGGCATAGTCCCCCCCTTTACCCGTGCCCCTGTAAATCTAGACCGTATCATCTAACCTAACTAGATCGTATGATCTACATCTACTCTACTGGTACATGCTGGTAGCCTGGCTAAGGAAAACACTTATGCATGGGCGCGAGTCATTGTAAATAGGCGATGTGGGACTAAAAATGACGTAGGAGTACTCACCTTACCCATAGCAGCTATCGGCCGGTGTGCAATACCGCTTCCGCCATGCACTTATAGCCGACATGGCAGACGAATCATACAAACTGACGCGTGACCCCagggctcctcctcctcctcatctcaCTATGGTTGCGGCTGTCGCCACCTCCCCTGATCACCAACCTTGATTTGATCCTACAGTCAGCGCGTGGTGGCATGAAGAATATGCAAGGGAGGGTGGGATGGAAGGAATGGGGCAGAGGAGTCGTGCTCCGGCTGGCGTGGTCGTGGGGTTTGGGGAAGGAGACCACCGACGTTGAGATTGATTCAGGCAAGAAGACAAGGCGATGTGTTGTGTTGTGTacatcctcctcctcttcctcagagtAAATCAACAGTTCTGTAGGCCCAAAGAGAAAGCGTGACCCAAACCCTTGATAAAAGTTAGGCTCTAAGGCTGACCCTCCAGAATAATATTTGTACTTCCGAAAAAAGTGTGTGTCTTTTGTTACACTGATGTGCGTATCTCTCAAATGTGTTATTGGTTGTCATAATTTCGAAGAAAGGATATTGGCTTCAAAGGAAGTTATTATTGGTGCTTAAATTATTGTGAACCTTCTTCAACCGCAAGAAAATTCTTAAGGGACTAAAACTATTTtaaaatcctttgaatcaaagatttCTCTACGGTTCTTCGTGCGGAGAACAAGCTACGACATCCCTTATCTCCCCCATGTTCTCCTTCCTGTTCCTGCTCACCAACAATTATTTCGGATTCCTTGCGCTCTCGACACCCCTCCCCCCAAGATGACATTGTTCCATGGAGGCGTGCACGTCTTCGAAGTATTCCTCTCTCATGCTCATCCACTATATATTACACCACCCTAGATTGGAGATCCATCCTACCCGGATGTGGATAgatgttttttgtttgttttatgAGGAGCCTAGGCTGCATGTATATGCCCGACCGTATTGTTATAATTTTTTTCCATATATTGGATCATTTTTTGCTTTGATTTTCTCGACCCGTTCGGTATGTTGCTTCAGTTCTCTCGAATCAGACATCTCTTTGCTAGATTCATCTAAGTCTCTATCCCTAGATCATCAATTTTCTTCTAATATGAAGTTGATAGTATACTTGTTTAGCGCAACACATCTCACGACTAGGAACCGCTTGAGCGCCATGAGGCATCTAGGGCTCTAGGCTTGCGCACATCAGGCGTTTGATCAATTATTGATGGTGGGAGCATGCCTCATCACAAAATCAAAACCAATAAAAGTACCCTCCACCAAATGAAACTGACAAAACTACCCCTGTCATCGAGATAGGCGAAAATGTCGCGAAATACACGCGTGGGGGAGCCATGCTTCCGCCAggtaattcaaattcaaattcgtTCGGCGGTGGTACAAATAAAGACCAAAAAGGAGTCCAAAATTTGAGAGCAATTTAGCAGGGTGGGACAGGCACGGACTCGTAGGCGGCAGCAGGCTTGCCCGGCCACGCACGCACACGCACGCGCGCTCTACTTTGTCCGACggcccaccccaccccacccctaCCCCTACCCCCCATCCCTCCCTGATCCAATCCCGcctccagccgccgccgccgcgccccgcagGAGAAGAGAAAACCCTAACCCATCTccgctctccccctcctctcccatccccgacctcgccgccgccaccgccgccccctcgcccgcTCCGGCCTCCACCGCACCGCCCCGAACCGCGCGCGGGGATGGAGAACCCCGACGGGCAAGCGGGAGCCGACGCGGGGCTTCCCCCGCCCCCACCGCCGCCCCTGGACGCCGCGGGGGCGGGCCTGGGCAGCGACCCGGCCGAGGTTCTCCCACCGCCGCCCCCGCATCTCCCGGGGGGCGCCCCGCACGAAGTCGCGGCGCAGGGGGCCGACGGATCCGCGTACCCGGCCGAGCACGCCTCGCTGAACGGGACCTCCGGCGACGCGGCGGGCTACCAGGCCACGGAGaacggcgccgccgccgacgagatGGCCGAGCCCATGGTGCCCGAGCAGTCGTACGAGGATGGTAATGCCGCCGGGGCGGAAGCCTTCTCCATCtggttccgttgcctgcctgcTATTTTGCTGATGCTGATGTGTTTGTTGCCTGCTCTTCCGCAGCTGTGGCTTCAGCAGAAGAGGCTAGGTTATGGGATGTTGTCACCGCGGACTGCCTGGACTTTGATGCTTGGACCGCGCTTATTGAGGAGACGGAGAGGATCGCTGAGGTGAAATTGAAACTGCTGCCTTACCATACAATGCATCATTCTCTCTTTTGCAACTTGCTGTATGTATGTGTGCAGACTTTCAGCAGCTTCTCCTTTTTCTGTTCCCACACGTGTTAGATGTTTGTTCGGTTATATGCGATTGATCTGTATTATGTGGGCCACAAAGTTCCCTGTAGTAGTTTCATCATTGTCCTACTGCCGTCCTGTCAAATTCTCCTTATTTGTGTTTCAGTGAACAATAATACTAGAGATGAAGTTAATCTGTCTGACTAATAAAATAAAATGGATTTTTAGTGATAAACAAGTTTATGCTAATGCCATATTCTTTGTATATCCCTGCTCAGAGCAACATATTGAAGATACGCAAAGTGTATGATGCCTTCCTTGCGGAGTTCCCTCTGTGCTTTGGCTATTGGAAGAAATATGCAGATCATGAAGGCCGTCTGGATGGTGTCAATAAAGTTTTTGAGGTGTATGAACGGGCAGTTCTTGCAGTTACTTATTCAGTGGACATATGGTGTAATTATTGTCAGTTTGCGATTTCAACATACAATGACCCAGATGTCATCAGAAGGTAGAAATTAATACCTGGACTATTTTCTGACGAAGTTTTTAACGTTTAACTAGTGCATTTTAGGCTGTATCTATGAATTACAGGAATACATGGCGAGAAGTTGTTTTACAATACTTAGCACCTGAACAGGAATGCTTATGAAATGCTTTATAATATTTTAGCACTGTATTTCCGCAGTCCTTGTGGTAATGTAGGCCATGGAACTGTTGCATATATTCTAATTTGGGCTTAGGCAGTGTGTTCTTAGACTCCATGCATGCCTCTTAGTTGTAATGACTAATCTCTCCATGAAGTACATCTGTTTGACCTTTTTGTAGCAGCTATAATAATCTCTTCTCCCTTCATCTGGGTTTGTATGGCGTGTGCGGGTTTTTAGGTCCTCAATGTGCTGcgccctccgttcctaaatataagtctttttagatattgcactatggactacatacggagcaaaatgagtgaatctacactctaaaatatgtctatatacatccatatgtagtttgtagtggaatctctaaaaagacttgtatttaggaacggagggagtatatgccACCGAAAGTATATGTCTAGAAACTTCATTTGAATACAAATCCAATAATATGCTTTTGGTGGCATATACACATGTTTCGTTAGTCAAATTGTCGAGGATGTAAAAAGTCTGCTCATGCCCTATAAACCTGGATAGAGGGAGTATACGTATTTTTTATATAGTCAATATTAGTCAATGCATTAACTCAGTAGCCAATTTGGAGATCACATGTTTGTGGTATATGGAGTACTTAAGTTTAGAACATGTCTATCAAGAAAAACACAGTCCTCCTTTGATTCAAATGTAGTTTTCACTgtttggtcatacaagcaatctTTCATTTAGTGTTTCCGGAACTATCTAATGTATTCTTGGTTTGGGGATTGATTGTTTCGTTCTTGCATCAGTAACTGAACCCATTGTTTTTTTTCCACAGACTGTTTGATCGGGGTTTGGCATATGTTGGAACAGATTATCGTTCCAATACTTTGTGGGATGAGTACATCAAGTATGAAGAATCACTTCAAGCATGGAGTAATCTAGCTGTGGTATACACAAGAATATTAGAGCACCCTATACAGCAGCTTGATCGGTACTTTAATTGGTGAGTCATTGACATTATTTATACATTTAAGTACTTATGTTCTTTTGTCAGTGCCACTTTTATTTATGTTATTTCTCATCTATGTCGTACTATTTAATGCCATTTGCTGATTAGTGGATTAAAAATTCAATGAACACAACCATCAGATACTATTCTTTAATCCATCGAGGATTTTAATTTGCAATTTTAACTAAGCTCTTAACCGAGTCTAATTGTTAACTGCTATTTTTGGTCAGCTTGAAGGAGTTAACTGCGACACGGAGCCTGTCAGAAATACTTACTGCTGAGGAAACTTCCATGTATTGTCTTACTGTTGAGAATAGTGCTCAGGTCCTTGATGGGGAGGCACATCCTAATGATGTAGAAAAAACTGCAGAGCCTGAAGTTTCATCTTCAACAGAAGCAGAGGACAAAGCAAAATATGTTTCCATTAGAGAAGAGTTGTTTAGGAAGGCCAAAGAGTATGAATCTAAGATTTTTAATTTTGAGCAAGCTATTAGAAGACCATACTTTCATGTCAAGCCTCTTGACAAACCAGAGCTTGAAAATTGGCACAGCTATCTTGATTTTATCGAGAAGGAAGAAGACATTAATAAGGTATGCTATTGCAGTTCCATCAGTCATCACATCTTCGTTTAGTAGATTTCCTGCAATGCTTGGAATCTTTCAACTTACAGTCTAGTCTTATTGGCTTCATTATATGCTTTAACGGCTAGTATTTGGACGAAGCTTCCTTTGTAATGGGATATTGAACTGAGGATAGAGCGTGGACATAATGTTTGGTTTCGATGAGGCTAAGTACTCCAAACTTTCATTTGTCAGTGGCCGTTCTGGGTTAATGATATTTGGTACCAAATATCAGTTGTTTGAATTTTGAATCTCATATATGCAGGTATTTGCTTAATGCTCACCTTCTTAACCATCTATCTATCGAGCAAGGATGGTCCCTCCTTTCTTTTGGAGGGGCCAACCTAATCAGCTAATGGAGTAACCTGTGTGAACTTCTCTTTTTTGTTGTCATTATCATAATTCTTTTTTGCGTTATATTcatttttctttcattttttgtCTATTTTCTGATGGTACACAATACTGTTTCAGGTTATCAAGTTATACGAAAGATGTGTTATTGCTTGTGCTAGTTATTCAGAATTCTGGATCCGCTATGTGCAATGCATGGAGGATAGACAAAGCCTAGAACTAGCAAACAATGCTCTTGCTCGTGCCACTCATGTGTTTGTCAAGGTATTATTGATAATATTATTTGTTGCTATCTATACTCAGTAACAATGTAATGTTACTCTTTAACCATCTCCATCTTTTCCTCCCGTGTGATTCATGCTTAATAG
The sequence above is a segment of the Aegilops tauschii subsp. strangulata cultivar AL8/78 chromosome 6, Aet v6.0, whole genome shotgun sequence genome. Coding sequences within it:
- the LOC109786675 gene encoding pre-mRNA-processing factor 39-1, whose amino-acid sequence is MENPDGQAGADAGLPPPPPPPLDAAGAGLGSDPAEVLPPPPPHLPGGAPHEVAAQGADGSAYPAEHASLNGTSGDAAGYQATENGAAADEMAEPMVPEQSYEDAVASAEEARLWDVVTADCLDFDAWTALIEETERIAESNILKIRKVYDAFLAEFPLCFGYWKKYADHEGRLDGVNKVFEVYERAVLAVTYSVDIWCNYCQFAISTYNDPDVIRRLFDRGLAYVGTDYRSNTLWDEYIKYEESLQAWSNLAVVYTRILEHPIQQLDRYFNCLKELTATRSLSEILTAEETSMYCLTVENSAQVLDGEAHPNDVEKTAEPEVSSSTEAEDKAKYVSIREELFRKAKEYESKIFNFEQAIRRPYFHVKPLDKPELENWHSYLDFIEKEEDINKVIKLYERCVIACASYSEFWIRYVQCMEDRQSLELANNALARATHVFVKKQTEIHLFSARFKELNGDTDGARAEYQHLHSVLYPGLLEAIVKHANMEHRLGDKESACLVYEKAIAAEKEKEQSQLLPMLLIQYSRFLYMVGDLEKAREISGGLHGLANLTKPVLEAVIFLESIFQSEKRIDLLESLVEKFLTAEQTQGELASLSDKEELSSIYLEFLDTFGDVQSIKKATTRHTILFSRKRSILPSKKRRADDAVMSGRDKMAKTGDGTQPGMGTDPNAHNPAVWPATSEASAQQWGAAYAQQAAYPAYGAYDYSQQMPQSAPQAAAYGAYPPTYPAQAYPQQSYAQPAAMPVAAAVPTPAQAPAPAAAYPQQPAVAAAPQAYYGGAATYY